In Leptotrichia sp. oral taxon 221, the DNA window TTCTTTTTTTATTGAAGTTAAAAATTCCTTTTCACTTTCAAAATCTGTAATATTTGTATAAGAAACAGAACCTAAACCAACTGAAACTTTTATATCATTAACCATCTCAGTATACTCTTCAATATCATCAAGAGAAATTGGTGAAAAATAAATATTATCTCCAATCAATGTTTTCAAATACTTTTTCTTTTCAGAATTATTTTCCATTTCATTCCTCCCAAATTAATTTCTATTAATCTATTTTCTCCCTACGTTTCGTAGAAATTATAAATTTCTCTTTTAATGTCCCCAAATCATTATTATTCAAGGCATCTTTAATTACATCCAATTCCTTTTCAAACTGCTGTATCATTTTCAAAAGATTCTTTTTATTTCCCATAAACAGCTCTGCCCACAAATCTTCATTTATTTTCGCAATTCTCGTCAAATCTCGATAAGAATCCCCAATAAAACGATTTGTATCATACTTCTCACTATCACTATTCACAAGCGAAACCGCAATCGCATGAGTAAGCTGACTCGTAAACGCAATAATCTCATCATGTTCCTGTGCCGTAAGAAAACTAACTTTCTTGAATCCCATCAATCTTACAATTTCTGAAAGCAATTCCAAATTTTCCTTTTTATTTTTTTCATCCTTAATAATTATATAATTTGCATTTTGAAAAACACGGTTATCCGCAAAATCAATTCCTCTTTTTTCACGCCCTGCCATCGGATGTCCAAAAATAAAGTCAATATTTTTCCCATTCTTTTTATTACTTTTCTCAATAATCGGATCAATATCTCCAATAATTTTCTCCTTAATACCCACAACATCAGTAATTATAGCATTTTCCTTAAAATTATCAATATTATTCACAAAAAACGATTTCATCAAGTTAGGATAAAGAGTAATTACAACAAAATCTGATTTTTCCAAAGGGTCCTTAGTTTCAAGGAAGCCTTTATTTATCATTTTTTTTTCTTCTGCCTTCTTTATCGTCTCCTCATCAATATCAATTCCGTAAATAGTCTTGATACCGATTTCCTTAAAACTTTGCGCAAAAGCTGCCCCAATCACTCCAAGTCCTACTATCGTTACTGTTAAATCTTCTATTTTTTTCAAAATTGTAAACACCTCTTTTTACAAATTTTTTAGCCATTTGAAAAAGTAAAAACTTTCAATAAAACAGCATTTTTATATTTTTAGCTTTATTATTTTTCTTCATTATCTGTCAAAGGGTCTTGATCCTCTGTGATTATAATGCTGTTGTTCACTATTTATTGCTTTCACTTTTACAACCAGCTAACAATTTTTCTTATAAATAATTACTATAGCCAAATACTGTACACAAAATATGAAAATTTTTATTAAATTGTTCACCAGTCCAATTCTTTTGAACTTGACAAAGAGTCAAGACTCCTTGGTTCATAATATTTGCTTTATTAGTGCAGAACATAACTATTAATTATTCCACCAGCTTTTATTCTGCTTTTCCAATTTTTTCATTTCTTCCGTTCTTCCTTGTGACTTATAAATTTCTATTAGCATATTTCGCTCGTATGTTTTACCATCCGTTGGATGTTTAAATGCCATAGAATTTTTATATGCCTTTTCAGCTTCAACAAAATTATTTTGCAAAAAATATATATCTCCTATTCTAACCCAATAATCTCGGGCATCAAATTTTTGAGTTTTATTAGATATTTTTTCTATTGCCAATTTATAATACTTTATTGCATTTTCATAATTTTGGGTTTTATAATCGTACATTTGAGCTAATGAAGCATAATCAGGCTGATAGTTCTCTAATTCAATTAACTGTAAATAAGTTTTTTCTGCTAAATCATATTTTTTCAAACTTACATAAAAACTTGCCAATG includes these proteins:
- a CDS encoding prephenate dehydrogenase; its protein translation is MKKIEDLTVTIVGLGVIGAAFAQSFKEIGIKTIYGIDIDEETIKKAEEKKMINKGFLETKDPLEKSDFVVITLYPNLMKSFFVNNIDNFKENAIITDVVGIKEKIIGDIDPIIEKSNKKNGKNIDFIFGHPMAGREKRGIDFADNRVFQNANYIIIKDEKNKKENLELLSEIVRLMGFKKVSFLTAQEHDEIIAFTSQLTHAIAVSLVNSDSEKYDTNRFIGDSYRDLTRIAKINEDLWAELFMGNKKNLLKMIQQFEKELDVIKDALNNNDLGTLKEKFIISTKRREKID